The following coding sequences lie in one Mycoplasma tauri genomic window:
- a CDS encoding energy-coupling factor transporter ATPase gives MIKIKNLVFKYPRSKKNAINKLNFEIEKGKYIAILGHNGSGKSTFSKLLVALYKPEAGTIQIDSTVIEKKTIREIRKKVGIIFQNPDNQFIGASIEDDIAFGLENKLMPRKEMKPIIEKLSALVGMDKYLSKTPQSLSGGQKQRVAIASVLALDPEIIIFDEVTSMLDPLGKRKILEIIRDIQKQKNKTLISITHDMDEAILADECLVFSGGELVAQGTPSEILNNKEIIELAKIDSPFIYKLSEKINGIKPTYDEKELLEQLCK, from the coding sequence ATGATAAAGATTAAAAATTTAGTATTTAAATATCCCCGTTCAAAAAAGAATGCTATAAACAAATTAAATTTTGAAATTGAAAAAGGAAAATATATTGCTATTTTAGGACACAATGGTTCAGGCAAAAGTACATTTTCAAAACTTTTAGTAGCTCTTTATAAACCAGAAGCAGGGACAATTCAAATTGATTCAACGGTTATTGAAAAGAAAACTATTAGAGAAATCAGAAAAAAAGTAGGAATTATTTTCCAAAATCCTGATAATCAATTTATTGGCGCATCAATTGAAGATGATATTGCTTTTGGTCTTGAAAATAAACTTATGCCACGTAAAGAAATGAAACCTATTATTGAAAAACTTTCTGCATTAGTAGGAATGGATAAATATTTGTCAAAAACCCCACAATCACTTTCTGGCGGTCAAAAACAAAGAGTTGCAATAGCGTCTGTTTTAGCTCTTGATCCTGAAATAATTATTTTTGATGAAGTAACTAGTATGCTTGATCCATTAGGAAAAAGAAAAATACTTGAAATTATCCGTGATATTCAAAAACAAAAGAATAAAACTTTGATTTCAATAACTCATGATATGGATGAAGCTATATTAGCTGATGAGTGTTTAGTGTTTTCAGGTGGTGAATTAGTTGCCCAAGGAACACCAAGCGAAATTTTAAATAACAAAGAGATTATTGAACTTGCTAAAATTGACTCACCATTCATTTATAAACTAAGCGAAAAAATAAATGGCATTAAACCAACATATGATGAGAAGGAGTTGTTAGAACAATTATGCAAATAA
- the rplQ gene encoding 50S ribosomal protein L17, whose amino-acid sequence MANPTQIYSRDTKWRKGVLRTLVSELFAKGRITTTLTRAKELRRHAEKLITKAKKPTLANRRMVASFLRSTMVNEKVDVLKHLFDTIAPAYANRNGGYTRIYKLVNRLGDNAPMAIIELVK is encoded by the coding sequence ATGGCAAATCCAACACAAATTTATAGTCGTGACACTAAATGAAGAAAAGGTGTTTTAAGAACACTTGTAAGTGAATTATTTGCAAAAGGTCGTATTACAACAACTTTAACAAGAGCTAAAGAATTACGTAGACATGCTGAAAAACTTATTACAAAAGCTAAAAAACCTACATTAGCTAACCGTCGTATGGTTGCAAGTTTCTTGCGTTCTACAATGGTAAATGAAAAGGTAGATGTACTTAAACACTTATTTGACACAATTGCACCCGCATATGCTAACAGAAACGGCGGATACACAAGAATTTATAAACTTGTTAACCGTTTAGGCGACAATGCGCCTATGGCTATCATTGAATTAGTTAAATAA
- a CDS encoding adenylate kinase family protein, protein MIKSKKIFPNLIFMGPPGVGKGTIAAIIADEYQLVHLSTGNVFRAEISSKSELGLKVAKIVESGGYVPDDITNEIVKKALDFYSSQGKIVILDGYPRTISQSEFLDSIPNFNYEVIELHAPDDLILKRLNGRRFCPNCKASFHVDFMPSTKGNYCDKCDSELMTRKDDSLESIKKRQEVYKSQTEPLLNYYSEKGNIHTFDASGNAENTAHLIVKTIEHL, encoded by the coding sequence ATGATAAAAAGTAAAAAAATATTTCCTAATTTAATATTTATGGGTCCTCCAGGTGTTGGAAAAGGGACAATAGCAGCTATTATTGCAGATGAATATCAACTTGTTCATCTTTCAACAGGTAATGTTTTCAGAGCTGAAATAAGTTCAAAAAGCGAATTAGGCCTTAAAGTAGCTAAAATAGTTGAATCAGGAGGCTATGTTCCTGATGATATAACAAACGAAATTGTTAAAAAGGCATTGGATTTTTATTCTTCACAAGGCAAGATTGTAATTCTTGATGGCTATCCAAGAACAATTTCTCAAAGTGAATTTCTTGATTCTATTCCTAATTTTAACTACGAAGTTATTGAGCTTCATGCGCCTGATGATTTGATACTAAAAAGACTTAATGGTAGACGTTTTTGTCCAAATTGTAAAGCAAGTTTTCATGTCGATTTTATGCCATCAACAAAAGGCAATTATTGTGATAAGTGTGATAGTGAATTAATGACTAGAAAAGATGATTCTCTTGAATCTATTAAAAAACGTCAAGAGGTTTACAAAAGTCAAACTGAGCCATTACTTAATTATTATAGTGAAAAAGGAAATATTCATACCTTTGATGCATCAGGCAATGCAGAAAATACAGCTCATTTAATTGTAAAAACAATTGAACACTTATAA
- a CDS encoding Bax inhibitor-1/YccA family protein — translation MENKTMKENQNNFFGSGAPKIYNRSSTKRKNAILGLSICWFIYAITIAFITAIIVITFANAFFKSIQNNLPAIITLVIAFIVFLICMIVEHIHGPRLNFWVQFTLITISMIGLGFFLLSGALIILLDTYNKDFNNFAAISKTILVVLAPLLFMALMGLLAYYDKIKINLLYSFLMVVGIGMIFIFILSFFVWNSWLNAVFPVLGFALVCGYMAFDLWLITRYNKAYARTQSNSPLLSKEVNRLVIYFGFSLAYNYIIALYYLARIIAKFRN, via the coding sequence ATGGAAAATAAAACAATGAAAGAAAATCAAAATAATTTTTTTGGTAGTGGTGCTCCTAAGATTTATAATAGGTCATCAACTAAGAGAAAAAACGCAATATTAGGATTGTCAATTTGCTGATTTATATATGCAATTACTATTGCTTTTATAACTGCAATAATTGTTATTACTTTTGCGAATGCTTTTTTCAAGAGTATACAAAATAACTTACCAGCAATTATTACCTTAGTTATAGCATTTATTGTATTTTTGATATGTATGATTGTAGAACATATACATGGTCCAAGATTAAATTTTTGAGTTCAATTTACCTTAATAACAATTTCAATGATAGGACTAGGATTCTTTCTTTTATCTGGTGCTTTAATCATTCTATTAGATACATATAACAAAGATTTTAATAACTTTGCAGCTATATCTAAAACAATTCTTGTTGTATTAGCACCATTACTTTTTATGGCTTTAATGGGACTTTTAGCTTATTATGACAAAATAAAAATAAACCTTTTATATTCATTTTTAATGGTTGTTGGAATTGGAATGATTTTTATATTCATATTATCATTCTTTGTGTGAAATAGCTGATTAAATGCAGTTTTTCCTGTACTAGGTTTTGCACTTGTTTGTGGTTATATGGCATTTGATTTATGACTTATTACAAGATATAACAAGGCATATGCTAGGACACAAAGCAACAGTCCATTATTAAGTAAGGAAGTTAATAGGTTAGTCATTTACTTTGGCTTCTCTTTAGCTTATAATTACATTATTGCATTATATTACTTAGCCAGAATAATTGCTAAATTTAGAAATTAA
- the map gene encoding type I methionyl aminopeptidase: MITVKSTREIELITKSCKILAEVKSVLYDLVRPGVSLKEIDRHAFNEIVKRGAQPAFKGLYGFPATACISVNDELIHGIPSNYVIKDGDVVKIDLGCTYQGYNSDSAFTKGVGNISENDKKIIRVAKESFEAGLAAIKKGARIGDISYAIGQVIKKNNLYTPDEYCGHGIGREVHEEPNVFNDGKKGTGPLLRDGMVICIEPMILQKSKRIYVKKDKWTVVSAEHLNSAHYEHTVLIKNGKGVVLTKGI; encoded by the coding sequence ATGATTACAGTTAAAAGTACTCGTGAAATAGAACTAATTACTAAAAGTTGCAAAATCTTGGCAGAGGTCAAATCAGTTTTATATGATCTTGTAAGACCAGGCGTTTCATTAAAAGAAATTGATCGTCATGCTTTTAATGAAATAGTAAAAAGAGGTGCTCAACCTGCATTTAAAGGTCTTTATGGCTTTCCAGCCACAGCTTGCATCTCTGTTAATGACGAATTGATTCATGGCATTCCATCAAATTATGTAATTAAAGATGGGGATGTTGTAAAAATTGATCTAGGTTGCACTTATCAAGGATACAATAGTGATTCTGCCTTTACAAAAGGTGTTGGAAACATAAGTGAAAATGATAAGAAAATAATAAGAGTTGCTAAAGAATCTTTTGAAGCAGGATTAGCTGCTATTAAAAAAGGTGCCAGAATAGGCGACATAAGTTATGCAATTGGTCAAGTAATCAAAAAAAATAATTTATACACACCAGATGAGTATTGTGGTCATGGAATAGGTAGAGAAGTTCACGAAGAACCTAATGTTTTTAATGATGGTAAAAAAGGAACTGGTCCGCTATTACGTGATGGCATGGTTATTTGCATAGAACCAATGATTTTACAAAAAAGCAAAAGGATATATGTAAAAAAGGATAAATGAACAGTAGTTAGTGCTGAACATTTGAATTCCGCACATTATGAACATACCGTTTTAATAAAAAATGGGAAAGGTGTTGTATTAACGAAAGGAATCTAA
- the rpsM gene encoding 30S ribosomal protein S13, producing the protein MARILNIEIPNNKRVVISLTYIYGIGRTKAQEICAQAKIDENIRVKDLSETQLSVIREIAKGYVTEGDLRRETSLNIKRLMEIKCYRGIRHRKGLPVRGQSTKSNARTRKGPRKTVAGKKSTK; encoded by the coding sequence ATGGCTAGAATTTTAAATATTGAAATACCAAACAATAAACGTGTTGTTATTTCATTAACATACATTTATGGTATCGGTAGAACAAAGGCACAAGAAATTTGTGCACAAGCAAAAATTGACGAAAACATCAGAGTTAAAGATTTATCAGAAACACAATTAAGTGTAATAAGAGAAATTGCAAAAGGCTATGTTACAGAAGGCGATTTACGTAGAGAAACTTCATTAAACATCAAACGTTTAATGGAAATTAAATGCTACAGAGGCATTCGTCATCGTAAAGGATTACCAGTTAGAGGTCAAAGCACAAAGAGTAATGCTCGTACAAGAAAAGGACCAAGAAAAACTGTTGCTGGTAAGAAATCAACTAAATAG
- a CDS encoding DNA-directed RNA polymerase subunit alpha: MERMSKLDYLQVGNSANENNPNEVTFSLKPLERGFGNTLAVALRRVVLSNITSLALFAIRIENVSHEFQTISGIVEDVTAIIMNLRKVKFSYDPEFIDDGKIIKATLKSDQIGVVTSKSIDVENPSVEIINKSQEIATIQKGTLNIELYLRPGRGFVSNEENKKFIQNDSLFASKIESNIKKGLFIATDSNFSPIEKVKYDVQELNSSSNKIEEELLFTITTDGTVSAKNALAQASEILIAHIAIIGDVDKMSADIFVEEKEIKSDVIENDLDISQLGLSVRSLNALRRIGKMKASEVAAMTWEELEQTKNLGRKSLDEIQECLKLNGFTLSKGDE, translated from the coding sequence ATGGAAAGAATGTCTAAATTAGATTACTTACAAGTAGGTAACTCTGCAAATGAAAATAATCCAAATGAAGTTACATTTTCACTTAAACCACTTGAAAGAGGATTCGGTAATACACTTGCTGTAGCTCTTAGAAGAGTCGTTTTATCAAATATAACTTCACTTGCTTTATTTGCGATTAGAATCGAAAATGTAAGTCATGAATTTCAAACAATTTCAGGTATTGTAGAAGATGTTACTGCAATAATTATGAATCTTAGAAAAGTTAAGTTCTCATATGACCCTGAATTTATCGATGATGGAAAAATTATTAAAGCTACTTTGAAATCAGATCAAATTGGTGTTGTAACATCAAAAAGCATTGATGTTGAAAACCCATCTGTAGAAATTATTAATAAAAGCCAAGAGATTGCAACAATTCAAAAAGGTACATTGAACATTGAACTTTACTTGCGTCCAGGCAGAGGGTTTGTTTCTAATGAAGAAAACAAGAAGTTCATTCAAAATGACTCATTATTTGCTTCAAAAATTGAATCAAATATCAAAAAAGGCTTATTTATAGCTACAGACAGCAATTTTAGTCCAATTGAAAAAGTTAAATATGATGTTCAAGAATTAAACTCATCAAGCAACAAAATTGAAGAAGAGTTATTATTCACTATAACAACTGATGGTACTGTAAGTGCAAAAAATGCTCTTGCACAAGCATCTGAGATTTTAATTGCTCATATTGCTATTATTGGTGATGTTGATAAAATGTCTGCTGATATTTTTGTAGAAGAGAAAGAAATTAAGTCTGATGTTATTGAAAATGATCTTGACATTAGCCAATTAGGTCTTTCAGTTCGTTCATTGAACGCCCTTAGAAGAATTGGCAAAATGAAGGCATCTGAAGTAGCAGCTATGACTTGAGAAGAATTAGAACAAACTAAAAATCTTGGTCGTAAATCACTTGATGAAATTCAAGAGTGTTTGAAATTAAATGGCTTTACTCTTAGTAAAGGAGATGAATAA
- the rpsK gene encoding 30S ribosomal protein S11: MAKKTKKKNITNGVAHIHSTNQNTIVTFADEQGNVIAWSSSGAIGYKGTKKKTPYAAGLAAQAASEAAKEQGIRSVRVELKGLGSGKDAARKQIEVSGITVTEIKDVTPVPHNGTRPPKRILKREKMK; this comes from the coding sequence ATGGCTAAAAAAACAAAGAAAAAGAACATAACCAATGGTGTTGCTCACATCCATTCAACTAATCAAAATACAATCGTAACATTTGCTGATGAACAAGGTAATGTAATTGCATGAAGTAGTTCTGGTGCTATCGGTTATAAAGGTACAAAGAAAAAAACACCTTATGCAGCTGGTTTAGCAGCTCAAGCAGCTTCTGAAGCAGCTAAAGAACAAGGTATTAGAAGTGTTAGAGTTGAACTTAAAGGTTTAGGTTCAGGTAAAGATGCGGCTCGTAAACAAATTGAAGTGTCAGGAATTACAGTTACAGAAATTAAAGATGTGACCCCAGTTCCTCACAATGGAACAAGACCTCCAAAACGTATTCTTAAACGCGAAAAAATGAAATAA
- the infA gene encoding translation initiation factor IF-1: MAKDAIKIRAKVKEIYSTDEYLVELESGQEIKANISGKMRVNHIRILPGDEVDVELSPYNLLRGRITYRHNK; this comes from the coding sequence ATGGCTAAAGACGCTATTAAAATTAGAGCAAAAGTTAAAGAAATTTATTCAACGGATGAATATTTAGTTGAACTTGAAAGTGGTCAGGAAATTAAAGCTAATATCTCAGGTAAAATGCGTGTAAATCACATTAGAATCTTACCTGGCGATGAAGTAGATGTAGAACTTAGTCCATACAATTTACTTCGGGGCAGAATTACCTATCGCCACAATAAATAA
- a CDS encoding glycosyltransferase family 2 protein, giving the protein MHNKPKISVLIPCHNIEEKPYFSLKSVLKNRYENMEILLLNDYSTDNTLKILENYAKEDKRIKVYDLKDYYEHVGLGFNSHFLAEKSTGDYFIFVDDDDKISSKMIEKFVENMDQDYDVLACGYKISMQVSKSRYCRTFTFPLFRRFNYNNPIEFCIFGDIYRWAKMIKRSYYFDLVEKYGLKFDGSIYEDVRYTWMILLSASKFKFLNKKLLTYQLRKNSINTSVKDIYKKIDTLFDSYDYAIDQIKRLNLLDSSEKFSLLKSTFLIWPLSFSYWSRFLQGISKKEYKQKVHERIQRFIDRNDIKLSNKYLKPLSKFFYKHALKIFNLKEKNN; this is encoded by the coding sequence ATGCATAATAAACCAAAAATAAGTGTACTTATACCTTGTCACAACATTGAAGAAAAACCTTATTTTTCATTAAAAAGTGTATTAAAAAATCGCTATGAAAATATGGAAATACTATTATTAAATGACTATTCAACTGACAATACATTGAAAATTTTAGAAAATTATGCTAAGGAAGATAAAAGAATTAAAGTATATGATTTGAAAGATTATTATGAACATGTTGGGCTTGGATTTAATAGCCACTTTTTAGCAGAGAAATCAACTGGGGATTATTTTATTTTCGTTGATGACGATGACAAAATTAGTTCGAAAATGATAGAAAAATTTGTTGAAAACATGGATCAAGATTACGATGTTCTAGCTTGTGGATATAAAATCAGCATGCAAGTTTCTAAAAGTAGGTATTGTAGAACATTCACTTTTCCACTTTTTCGTAGATTTAATTACAATAATCCAATAGAATTTTGTATATTTGGAGACATATACCGATGGGCAAAAATGATTAAAAGATCTTATTATTTTGATTTAGTTGAAAAGTATGGTTTAAAATTCGATGGTTCAATTTATGAAGATGTTAGATATACTTGAATGATCCTTTTATCAGCTTCAAAGTTTAAATTTTTAAATAAAAAACTTCTAACATATCAACTGAGAAAAAACTCTATTAACACAAGTGTTAAGGATATATATAAAAAAATAGACACTCTATTTGACTCTTATGATTATGCAATAGACCAAATAAAAAGATTAAATTTATTAGACTCAAGTGAAAAATTTTCATTGTTAAAAAGCACATTTTTAATCTGGCCTTTATCATTTTCATATTGAAGTCGTTTTTTACAAGGCATATCAAAAAAAGAATATAAGCAAAAAGTTCATGAAAGAATTCAAAGGTTTATAGATCGTAATGATATTAAACTTTCAAACAAATATTTAAAACCTTTATCTAAATTCTTTTATAAGCATGCACTAAAGATTTTTAATTTAAAAGAAAAAAATAACTAA
- the secY gene encoding preprotein translocase subunit SecY codes for MKGASLKTREFFYKFGKKWNDFWSTKEILKKFLYTLLLLAIYLIMTSIKSPFVSFANIRGIDGDTFLSTLNLIGGGGLRQFSLVALGISPFINASLIMSLLQTRAFPAVMKLSQSGPEGRRKINIITRVLTIVLAFPQSFMLTKALSAGDNPFIKINTYGMNIDLVSYFLLPLILIGGSLFSLFIAEQITNKGIGNGTSLIIFVGIAFQLPTQFQTAWGFYLSESATSAAVVGAFKFLTYLFVYLLLLFVITMVYLAERHIPIQQIGAGRSKNIKDMGKLPIKLNPAGVMPMIFASMIVSLPMLIARILPKSNTGGLWIRENMDFSQPLGLTLLVVFTFFFTFIMGLQQSRVDKIAEDFAKNSTFIPGIQPGEQTEDYLIGIVMRLSLFSSFYLVLLVSFQYLMIIILSVPTAMAFGGTGMMILASVSLETIDQFKARIKSSQLSKQKRISRMVSENISEQKTNSDTLSNNNNISKKNVNLPNNEDGLLW; via the coding sequence ATGAAAGGTGCAAGTTTAAAAACTCGAGAGTTTTTTTATAAATTTGGCAAAAAGTGAAATGATTTTTGAAGCACTAAAGAAATACTTAAAAAGTTTCTATATACCTTGCTTTTATTGGCCATTTATTTAATTATGACAAGTATCAAGTCACCATTTGTAAGTTTTGCTAATATTAGGGGAATTGATGGTGATACATTCTTAAGTACACTTAACTTGATTGGCGGTGGTGGCCTTAGGCAATTTTCATTAGTAGCTTTAGGGATAAGTCCATTTATTAATGCTTCATTGATTATGTCGCTTTTACAAACAAGAGCATTTCCAGCAGTGATGAAATTATCACAAAGCGGACCAGAAGGAAGAAGAAAAATTAATATTATTACAAGAGTTTTAACAATAGTTTTAGCCTTCCCACAATCATTTATGCTTACAAAAGCGCTTAGTGCAGGTGATAATCCTTTTATTAAAATTAATACTTATGGAATGAACATTGATCTTGTATCATATTTCCTCCTTCCATTAATTCTTATTGGTGGCTCTCTATTTTCACTTTTTATAGCTGAGCAAATTACAAACAAAGGTATTGGTAATGGTACTAGTTTAATTATTTTTGTTGGTATTGCATTCCAATTACCTACACAGTTTCAAACAGCATGAGGATTTTATCTTAGTGAATCTGCAACATCAGCTGCTGTTGTAGGCGCATTTAAATTCCTTACATATTTATTTGTTTACTTGTTGCTTTTATTTGTTATTACAATGGTTTACTTAGCTGAAAGACACATTCCTATTCAACAAATTGGTGCGGGTAGAAGTAAAAATATTAAAGACATGGGTAAATTACCTATTAAATTAAATCCTGCCGGTGTTATGCCAATGATTTTTGCTTCAATGATTGTCTCATTACCAATGCTTATAGCTAGAATATTACCTAAGTCAAATACTGGTGGATTGTGAATAAGAGAAAATATGGACTTCTCACAACCTTTAGGGCTTACCCTTTTAGTTGTTTTCACATTCTTCTTCACATTCATTATGGGGCTTCAACAATCAAGAGTTGATAAGATAGCAGAAGACTTTGCTAAAAATTCAACATTTATTCCAGGAATTCAGCCAGGAGAACAAACAGAAGATTATTTAATTGGTATAGTAATGAGACTTTCATTATTTAGCTCATTTTATCTTGTACTTCTTGTTTCATTTCAGTATTTAATGATTATTATCTTGTCTGTACCTACAGCAATGGCTTTTGGCGGAACAGGAATGATGATTCTTGCATCAGTTTCACTTGAAACAATTGATCAGTTTAAAGCAAGAATCAAGTCAAGTCAATTATCAAAACAAAAGAGAATATCAAGAATGGTTTCTGAAAACATTTCTGAACAAAAAACAAACTCAGATACTTTATCAAACAACAATAATATTAGTAAAAAGAATGTCAATTTACCTAACAACGAGGATGGCTTATTATGATAA
- the rpmJ gene encoding 50S ribosomal protein L36 gives MKVRASVKKMCKDCRIIKRKGVIRVICSIPKHKQRQG, from the coding sequence ATGAAAGTTAGAGCAAGCGTAAAGAAGATGTGCAAAGACTGTCGTATTATTAAAAGAAAAGGTGTTATTAGAGTTATTTGCTCTATTCCAAAACACAAACAAAGACAAGGATAG
- the galE gene encoding UDP-glucose 4-epimerase GalE, whose amino-acid sequence MTYLLIGGAGYIGSHVAEQINIEGEDNAIIYDNLSTGFREFVDVKNKFIQGDILDIDMLDKTFKDNKIDVVIYLAGLIKVGESVEHPLKYYETNIQGLINVLKTMKKYDVNNLVFSSSAAVYGNNSQHNGYFCEDDLKNPVSPYGKTKFFGEEIIVDYAVSNPNFKYTFLRYFNVAGASRSKKIGYLTKDNKKPTHIIPALSYYVFGLIPEFKIFGNDYTTFDGTCIRDYIYVVELAQLHILVAKKMIKENKSFYYNVGSSKGYSNLEIVKAFERKLNKKLNIEFGARRNGDPDMLVASNEKLCNGLNYKIYTTIEEIVETEIEFRKAHLDAKNY is encoded by the coding sequence ATGACATATTTACTTATTGGTGGCGCTGGTTATATTGGTAGTCATGTAGCTGAACAAATTAATATTGAAGGTGAAGATAATGCTATTATCTATGACAATTTATCAACAGGATTTAGAGAATTCGTTGATGTAAAAAATAAATTTATTCAGGGCGATATTTTAGACATTGATATGTTAGATAAAACATTTAAAGATAACAAAATTGACGTAGTTATCTATTTGGCAGGGCTTATAAAAGTTGGCGAAAGTGTTGAACATCCCTTAAAATATTATGAAACTAATATACAAGGACTTATTAATGTTTTAAAAACAATGAAAAAATATGATGTTAATAATCTTGTATTTTCATCGTCAGCTGCAGTTTATGGCAATAATTCACAACATAATGGGTATTTTTGTGAGGATGATTTAAAAAATCCTGTTAGTCCATATGGCAAAACAAAATTTTTTGGTGAAGAAATAATTGTTGATTATGCAGTTTCAAATCCTAATTTCAAATATACATTTTTGAGATATTTTAATGTTGCTGGCGCATCTAGAAGCAAAAAAATAGGTTATTTAACTAAAGATAATAAAAAGCCTACACACATAATTCCTGCTTTAAGTTATTATGTTTTCGGATTAATTCCTGAATTTAAAATTTTTGGCAATGATTATACAACATTCGATGGTACATGTATAAGAGATTATATTTATGTTGTTGAGTTGGCTCAATTACATATTTTAGTGGCCAAGAAAATGATTAAAGAAAATAAATCATTTTACTACAATGTTGGTAGCTCAAAAGGATATTCAAACTTAGAAATAGTAAAAGCTTTTGAAAGAAAACTAAATAAAAAGTTAAATATAGAATTTGGAGCAAGGCGTAATGGAGATCCTGACATGTTGGTTGCATCAAATGAAAAATTATGCAATGGGTTAAATTATAAAATTTACACCACAATTGAAGAAATAGTTGAAACAGAAATTGAATTTCGTAAAGCTCATTTAGATGCTAAAAATTATTAA
- a CDS encoding MAGa3780 family membrane protein — protein MTKKEFKNSNKKLDIALLISGSIVLLLTFIFIILNATTYYDEKYNIIANTPRLQAVFKHFSSLFFFTYLSNIFLGIMLILVGLERESMKIKRMFFLSVVFITITFIVYWALISHDKKTWKAPYYNAIKSIITHAIHPIVGFVFLIIMRKEITIDKKTISVSVLTSLFYLLFAIFLYWGSYNKIVKGRGAIIYTFLDFVYPLFYKSNNLYVIISLNILILLIATLLPIALIFFWKSILKIKFENSNPKKIKQIKI, from the coding sequence ATGACAAAAAAAGAATTTAAAAATAGCAATAAAAAATTAGATATAGCATTATTAATTTCTGGAAGCATAGTTCTTTTACTAACTTTTATTTTTATAATTTTAAATGCTACAACTTATTATGATGAAAAATATAACATTATTGCAAATACTCCTCGCTTGCAAGCAGTATTTAAACATTTTTCAAGTTTGTTTTTCTTTACATACCTAAGTAATATTTTTCTTGGCATAATGCTTATTTTAGTAGGCCTTGAAAGAGAATCAATGAAAATAAAACGAATGTTTTTTCTCTCTGTTGTATTTATAACCATAACATTTATAGTTTATTGAGCATTAATATCTCATGACAAAAAAACATGAAAAGCTCCATATTATAATGCAATAAAATCAATTATTACTCATGCAATACATCCAATAGTTGGTTTTGTATTCTTAATTATTATGCGTAAGGAAATTACTATTGATAAAAAAACCATTTCTGTTTCTGTTCTAACTTCACTATTTTATTTATTATTTGCAATATTTTTATATTGAGGATCATATAACAAAATTGTAAAAGGACGTGGAGCAATAATTTATACATTTTTAGATTTCGTATATCCTTTATTTTATAAATCTAATAACTTATATGTGATAATATCATTAAATATTTTAATTTTATTAATAGCTACACTTTTACCTATAGCTTTAATTTTCTTCTGAAAATCAATTTTAAAAATAAAATTTGAAAATTCAAACCCTAAAAAAATAAAACAAATAAAGATATAA